The following proteins are encoded in a genomic region of Reichenbachiella sp.:
- a CDS encoding S1C family serine protease, which yields MKKILSLFAFSVLIVFQSEAQTLSDLYETLSKSVVKIIIEEKDFNVREGQIVTNEGIGSGVLIDANGLILTASHVVQTAENIRVQFNDGETIPAKVVSSAPFADVAAIQLSWAPKNKVVAKLGDSDQVRVGDEIFMVGSPYGLDFSLSVGYISGRHIKKRFAHGAHVIEFFQTDASINHGNSGGPMFNMNGEVVGLASYILSESGGFQGLGFAATSNVCKKLLLEEATPWTGMEAVLVGGELGSALNIPQNIGLLVQKVTLFSPIGALGIEGGTIPMEYNGETILIGGDIILAVNGTPLTTEAGIEKIADEFSKLKKGDSFTLIVWRDGKKHKLKGTVGGI from the coding sequence TTGTATGAAACACTTTCTAAATCTGTAGTTAAAATCATTATTGAAGAAAAGGATTTTAATGTGAGAGAAGGTCAAATAGTAACCAATGAGGGTATCGGGTCAGGTGTATTGATCGATGCTAATGGTTTAATACTTACGGCTTCACATGTGGTACAAACAGCAGAAAACATAAGAGTGCAATTCAATGATGGCGAAACTATACCCGCCAAAGTGGTTAGCTCAGCTCCATTTGCAGATGTAGCAGCTATTCAGTTGTCCTGGGCGCCGAAGAATAAGGTGGTAGCCAAACTAGGTGATTCTGATCAAGTGAGAGTAGGAGACGAGATATTCATGGTGGGTTCACCTTATGGATTAGACTTCAGTCTTTCAGTGGGCTATATTAGTGGCAGGCATATAAAAAAGCGTTTTGCTCATGGCGCTCATGTGATTGAGTTCTTTCAAACGGATGCATCAATTAATCATGGAAATTCTGGAGGGCCGATGTTCAATATGAATGGTGAAGTAGTAGGACTTGCCAGTTATATTTTATCAGAATCCGGTGGATTTCAAGGGTTAGGTTTTGCAGCGACATCTAATGTGTGCAAAAAATTATTATTGGAAGAAGCAACGCCTTGGACTGGAATGGAAGCAGTGTTAGTTGGAGGAGAATTAGGCAGTGCACTCAATATCCCTCAAAACATTGGGCTGTTGGTGCAGAAGGTTACACTTTTTTCCCCAATTGGTGCATTAGGTATAGAAGGTGGTACCATTCCTATGGAATACAATGGTGAGACTATTCTGATCGGTGGGGATATTATTCTGGCTGTAAATGGAACGCCGTTAACTACAGAAGCAGGAATCGAGAAAATTGCTGATGAATTTTCTAAGCTTAAAAAAGGTGATTCATTTACGCTTATCGTTTGGCGCGATGGTAAAAAACACAAATTGAAAGGAACTGTAGGAGGAATTTAA